CGAACTGCTTGACCAGCGCGAATTTGGCGACGTTCCCACGCATCCGCACCACCTCCCAGGCCCGCTTAGTGACGATCGTCGGATCGCCGGGGCCGCGGATACGCTCATTCTATCCGCCCGCCGCGATGATGTCGCGCCCGTCCTTGGCGGCTCTGCGTTCGGGCTGTCAAAAGGTCAGCGTGCGAACCGTCTGCACGATTGCCGGGCCCACGATGATCAGCAGCATCGCGGGCAAAATCATCAGCACCAGCGGAAAAAGAATCTTGATGGTCGTCTTCTGAGCCGACTCTTCGGCGCGCAGCCGGCGGTGCGTGCGGATGGAATCCGAGATCGCCCGCAACGCGGGTCCGATCGCAGCGCCGAGCTGCTCGCTCTGAATCAGCGTCGCGGCGAGCGGCTTGATGTCGGCAACGCCGCTGCGAGCGGCGAGCGAGCGCAAGGCATGTCCCAGCGAGCGCCGGAATTGACCTCCGCCGCCACCTGCGACAGCTCC
This genomic interval from Candidatus Binataceae bacterium contains the following:
- a CDS encoding type II secretion system F family protein gives rise to the protein MRSLAARSGVADIKPLAATLIQSEQLGAAIGPALRAISDSIRTHRRLRAEESAQKTTIKILFPLVLMILPAMLLIIVGPAIVQTVRTLTF